The DNA window AGCGTCGTCcgaaaatatttgatttcagaACAATAACTTACATGACTTAAGTatttataagtgaatagaaacctatgaaatttgaaaacaacattAATGATCACAACAGGAAGATTGGGATTTATTTTGGGTGTAttagtcccaacagtttaggaattaggggccaaaagagGGGGGTTAAAAAAAGGGAGGATTGCACAAAAGCAGAAAAAAGAGGGGGTGTCAATTGGCAATAGGGGGCAATATTGACAGCAAGTCAGATGATGGCAATAGCTTTCACTTGCCCTTTTTGCTCGGTAAGCTAAAACAATGGTACATCTTGTATTACCACAGTATTAAACTGATTATCATGTACcggtatatatcatgtatatttatcatgtaactaaaaaatgaattatcaccgattctaaattttaatttgaaatattttgtttttattttaacagatGGATAACAACATAGGGATTCTGTCTCCGACAGCTTACAGTAAAAGACTTTTCTATATCTGTTCTGGGGAAGGTTTATTAAATCATCACTCTGAACCTGATCAGGAGGCTTTAATACTAGAGGAACAAAGGAGATTACTTCGTATATTTAATGCCGATCCAAATTATAAACACAAGGGAAGTTACCCACTATGTGAAGCAAGTCGTAAAGGTTACGAAAGAGTAGTTAAAGAACTTATATCACAAGGAGCAGATGTAAATGTTTGTGATAAGTGGCAATGTTCTCCATTATATCTGGCTGCGTCACatggttataaaaatatatgcgAGATGTTGATcaataaaaatgctgaaatgaATGCTAAAAATCAGTATGGATTTACACCATTGTGGACAtccattgaaaataataatatagaaaTCGCTAAAATGTTATGTAAGCATGGTGCCGATGTAAATGTGATGAGACCAAACTCTCATGGgattgaaatgaaaatgttaacatATGTTTTGCTTGCTAAAGGGGATACAAGTCTAGCAGAGTGTATCTTGACATCTAATTGTGTTCCGTATAAAATAGAGAGTTCTCTCTGTTATATGATCCTAGACTTTGGCGATGAAAGTCGTCGCTTTGTTCAGAAACTTATCTGTGCAggatttgaatttgaatatcgTCACTGGGTGTCTAGtatgaaacataaaatagtCAATCGTCCTGAGGAAGTTACAGAGGGAGAAAAAAGCTTTATTCAGTTTATCCAGATTGAGACACGTACACCGAAACGTTTACAAAACATGGCCCGAGTTGTGATCAGGACAACACTTCTAAATGCTAATCCTAATATTCCTGTGAGGACAAGTGTATCACAGCTACATCTTCCTCCTAAACTGGAGAGATTTATCTGTCTTTCTGATGTAGTTAATATTGattaaatattgtacatgtaatgGTGATAATGATTTCTAATTCAGATTACAGGTACTTCGTTGGAcaacataatttataaaaaaaaaaaacacttgtgTAGAAATTCCAATGtaactatatataaaaagaagatgtggtatgattgccaatgagacaactctccatgagagaccaaatgacacagaaattaacagctacaTGTATAGGCCACtggttttataaatgttttgccaCTGGCTATTGTCTTTTCTGTTTTACTATTATCCTTGTAACCTACATTTTTACATTGCAGACCAGTCACTTTTCACAATCATAGATTTTCTTCCACATTAAAGATAAGATCTAAATGATCGTGAAAAGAGATTTGTCTATAATCATAATAATGCAGGTTTGAAACATAATAGTCAGAGAAACTGAAGAAGGCAAGTGACATATCTTCCTTGTGTGCTAACACATCAAAAATCTTGCTCatcatagatataaaaagatgtggtatgagtgtgaatgagacaactctcttaTCCTTTATAAAGTCACAGttagtaaaagtaaaccattaaaggtcaaagtacagtcttcaatagggagccttggctcacactgaacaccAAGCAATAAAGGGCCTTCCTTAAGTACAAAGAAGGGTTCATATTCATAGAATTAcattgcatacatgtatgtttcttGATGATACATTATTTTGGTTGGATAACAGCAATCTTGTGTCATTCTGAAACATGTGAAACTAACCTTCATTCCAAAATCAAATGTAGCATTCATGAATGACACTAGCTTCCACAAGTATATTTGTAAGAGCACaggtaaataaaatcaaacttgttTTCATGATCTTagcaaacaaatattaatgataagtatttaaaatgctttacttcttttggtaattttatagggttgtaaaagcattgaccatgcacacatttttagaatgaagcacTTACACTTCTCACAAAAATGACTTTGGTCAACACCTTTACACcctaataaatttataaactgaAGCTTTCacttcttaaacatgttaaatatcaTATCAACGATCTggaaataatataaattgtcACTGGACAATTTCAAAAACACCAATACATCATTGTCATCAGAACAATGATTTGTATATTAAGCTGCATCagataaaaatcaacatttatattcaaatgCACCTACAATGTAttcgtataaaaaaaagttgtgatacaattgatttccaatgagacaactctccacaagatgTATGATGTACgtgtattttgattga is part of the Mytilus trossulus isolate FHL-02 chromosome 13, PNRI_Mtr1.1.1.hap1, whole genome shotgun sequence genome and encodes:
- the LOC134695046 gene encoding receptor-interacting serine/threonine-protein kinase 4-like, translating into MDNNIGILSPTAYSKRLFYICSGEGLLNHHSEPDQEALILEEQRRLLRIFNADPNYKHKGSYPLCEASRKGYERVVKELISQGADVNVCDKWQCSPLYLAASHGYKNICEMLINKNAEMNAKNQYGFTPLWTSIENNNIEIAKMLCKHGADVNVMRPNSHGIEMKMLTYVLLAKGDTSLAECILTSNCVPYKIESSLCYMILDFGDESRRFVQKLICAGFEFEYRHWVSSMKHKIVNRPEEVTEGEKSFIQFIQIETRTPKRLQNMARVVIRTTLLNANPNIPVRTSVSQLHLPPKLERFICLSDVVNID